A single Brachybacterium sillae DNA region contains:
- a CDS encoding FAD/NAD(P)-binding protein: MNQPPHSPRPLHLVVVGGGPKALFALEDLASALHRPPHAADGRDVPAETSRSETPDSGTAAETVAVSGAESVSASVRVTVVDPGRTLGPGAAYDPEQPEVLRLNVAAPILDAPPPLPGVADLPDLPTWLTEHAPEHAGESFPPRAIVGRYLEQRWERLRTALPIEHVQGRASEVRSAGSTTETPRWTVRLAGSEDLSGTELCADELVIATGHAPDHAGALHHTWQATAPDGRPLPLVPAVLPATRFLTTEAVPPGSRVAVRGGALTFIDAALVLFRARPLHEAPTVLIPITRDGLFLDAKPPADVPLIEPVAAALATGRRQLEDRLDADDARGGTDRRLALSELLSHVARTAAAVLAVYQLRADERSSAVSGRVVSGGSVSAQIATTLLQGCEPDLPTGAGRAREALRRSVEVAEGRRTPGPAWALGRAWSALYSLVVRAVSRSEEPEEAWAAFHRSAAVLERFAFGPPPSNARILLDLIDAGAVDTSWMDAKVRIDAEGLHGLPTGAVVPDVVIDAVLPPPGVPRGGDPLLLDLLDRGVLSRAPGRRGVRTTRAGTALTSDDTEAVGLAVLGRPTEDWSLGQDSLNRHLHPESRAWAQRVATRLRGTGTSDSPDGRIRR; the protein is encoded by the coding sequence GTGAACCAGCCCCCGCATTCCCCCCGGCCCCTGCACCTGGTCGTCGTCGGCGGCGGGCCGAAGGCCCTGTTCGCGCTGGAGGATCTCGCCTCCGCACTCCACCGGCCTCCCCACGCCGCCGACGGGCGAGACGTTCCCGCGGAAACGTCGAGGTCCGAGACCCCGGACAGCGGAACCGCGGCGGAGACGGTGGCGGTGTCGGGGGCGGAGAGCGTGTCGGCGTCGGTGCGGGTCACGGTGGTCGACCCGGGCCGCACCCTCGGCCCCGGTGCCGCGTATGACCCGGAGCAACCGGAGGTGCTGCGGTTGAACGTGGCCGCCCCGATCCTCGACGCCCCGCCGCCGCTACCGGGTGTCGCCGATCTGCCCGATCTGCCCACGTGGCTGACCGAGCATGCGCCCGAGCACGCCGGGGAGTCCTTCCCGCCGCGCGCGATCGTCGGCCGGTACCTCGAGCAGCGGTGGGAGCGCCTGCGCACCGCCCTGCCGATCGAGCACGTGCAGGGCCGAGCGAGCGAGGTGCGGTCCGCCGGCAGCACCACCGAGACCCCGCGGTGGACCGTGCGGCTCGCGGGGTCGGAGGACCTGTCAGGCACTGAGCTGTGTGCCGACGAACTGGTGATCGCCACCGGCCACGCCCCCGATCACGCCGGAGCCCTGCACCACACCTGGCAGGCGACCGCCCCGGATGGTCGGCCGCTGCCGCTGGTGCCCGCCGTGCTGCCCGCCACCCGCTTCCTCACCACCGAGGCCGTGCCCCCGGGCAGCCGGGTCGCCGTGCGCGGCGGCGCCCTGACCTTCATCGACGCCGCCCTGGTGCTGTTCCGCGCGCGCCCCCTGCACGAGGCACCGACGGTGCTCATCCCGATCACCCGCGACGGCCTGTTCCTCGACGCGAAGCCCCCGGCCGATGTGCCGCTGATCGAACCGGTGGCCGCGGCGCTGGCCACGGGCCGCCGCCAGTTGGAGGACCGACTGGACGCCGACGACGCGCGCGGCGGAACTGACAGGCGGCTCGCCCTGTCCGAGCTGCTCTCGCACGTGGCCCGCACCGCCGCCGCGGTCCTCGCGGTGTACCAGCTGCGCGCCGACGAACGGAGCAGTGCCGTCTCGGGACGGGTCGTGTCGGGCGGGTCGGTGTCGGCGCAGATCGCGACCACCCTGCTGCAGGGCTGCGAACCCGACCTGCCCACCGGTGCCGGTCGCGCCCGGGAGGCGCTGCGCCGCAGCGTCGAGGTCGCGGAGGGCCGCCGCACCCCCGGGCCGGCGTGGGCGCTCGGCCGCGCCTGGTCGGCTCTGTATTCGCTGGTGGTGCGGGCGGTGAGCCGCTCCGAGGAACCGGAGGAGGCGTGGGCCGCGTTCCACCGGTCCGCAGCGGTGCTGGAGCGCTTCGCCTTCGGGCCGCCGCCGTCGAACGCACGGATCCTGCTCGATCTCATCGACGCCGGGGCCGTCGACACCTCATGGATGGACGCCAAGGTGCGGATCGACGCCGAGGGCCTGCACGGGCTGCCGACCGGTGCCGTCGTCCCCGACGTCGTCATCGACGCGGTCCTGCCTCCGCCGGGGGTGCCTCGCGGTGGCGACCCGCTTCTGCTGGATCTGCTCGACCGCGGGGTGCTGTCCCGTGCTCCCGGGCGTCGCGGCGTGCGCACGACGCGCGCGGGCACCGCCCTGACCAGCGACGACACCGAGGCGGTGGGCCTCGCGGTCCTCGGCCGCCCCACGGAGGACTGGTCCCTCGGCCAGGACAGCCTGAACCGCCACCTGCACCCCGAGAGCCGGGCCTGGGCGCAGCGCGTCGCCACCCGCCTGCGAGGCACCGGCACATCCGACAGCCCCGACGGAAGGATCCGCCGATGA
- a CDS encoding alanine racemase, producing MTPDPTPPNDAQLRSRCHGEPALPARLEPWMRELLADSRACADLLDRYGSPVNVHDMGPLARNVGELSDAAREQQVPLRVFVARKSNKTLAVVRAAARLDCGIDVSSERELEQVLREGVEPERIVLTAAMKPRELLRGAVEAGVTIALDSVAEAEATAEEAAVAGRTAAVALRLAPEVDDLIGPTRFGERRATWESWAGSSASVGTRLRIDGVHFHLHGYSAPARTRALGQALQLVDSLRAAGQPVAFIDIGGGVPMSYLEDGADWEAFWREHERALRGEREPLTWRGDGLGLRAVPTTDAEGEGSVRVVGEPALYPYWQELIRGPWLTQVLTTEVAPGVRAADALRERGLELRCEPGRSVLDGCGLTLARVAQVTTTSDDVGIIGLAMNRTQCRSTSEDFLVDPILVPDPDAAPTDTPGTPGSAEPRTGFLLGAYCIEADLILRRRLTFPGGVAPGDMIALPNTGGYLMHILESASHQIPLAANVVRSSDGSVRRDGIDEVSPLR from the coding sequence ATGACCCCCGATCCGACCCCGCCGAACGACGCGCAGCTGCGGTCCCGCTGCCACGGCGAACCGGCCCTCCCCGCACGCCTGGAACCGTGGATGCGGGAGCTGCTGGCCGACTCCCGCGCCTGCGCCGACCTGCTGGACCGCTACGGCAGCCCCGTGAACGTGCACGACATGGGTCCGCTCGCCCGCAACGTCGGGGAGCTCAGCGATGCCGCCCGCGAGCAGCAGGTGCCGCTGCGGGTGTTCGTCGCCCGCAAGTCGAACAAGACCCTCGCGGTGGTGCGGGCCGCGGCGCGTCTGGACTGCGGCATCGACGTCTCCAGCGAACGGGAGCTGGAGCAGGTGCTGCGCGAGGGCGTGGAGCCGGAGCGGATCGTGCTGACCGCCGCGATGAAGCCCCGGGAGCTGCTGCGCGGTGCGGTCGAGGCGGGCGTGACCATCGCCCTGGATTCCGTCGCCGAGGCCGAGGCCACCGCCGAGGAGGCCGCGGTCGCCGGTCGCACCGCCGCCGTGGCACTGCGACTGGCCCCCGAGGTCGACGACCTCATCGGCCCCACCCGCTTCGGCGAGCGCCGCGCCACCTGGGAGTCCTGGGCCGGCAGCTCCGCGAGCGTCGGCACCCGGTTGCGGATCGACGGCGTGCACTTCCATCTCCACGGGTACAGCGCCCCGGCCCGCACCCGCGCGCTCGGCCAGGCGCTGCAGCTGGTCGACTCCCTGCGCGCCGCCGGCCAGCCCGTCGCCTTCATCGACATCGGCGGAGGCGTGCCCATGTCATATCTCGAGGACGGCGCCGACTGGGAGGCGTTCTGGCGCGAGCACGAACGGGCTCTGCGGGGGGAACGCGAGCCGCTGACCTGGCGCGGCGACGGCCTGGGACTGCGCGCGGTGCCCACGACGGATGCTGAGGGCGAGGGGTCCGTGCGGGTCGTCGGCGAACCGGCGCTGTACCCGTACTGGCAGGAGCTGATCCGCGGCCCGTGGCTGACGCAGGTCCTCACCACGGAGGTGGCCCCCGGTGTCCGGGCCGCCGACGCGTTGCGCGAGCGGGGTCTGGAGCTGCGCTGCGAGCCGGGCCGGTCGGTGCTCGACGGCTGCGGCCTCACCCTGGCGCGGGTCGCGCAGGTCACCACCACCAGCGACGACGTCGGCATCATCGGCCTGGCGATGAACCGCACCCAGTGCCGCTCCACCTCGGAGGACTTCCTGGTCGACCCGATCCTGGTGCCCGACCCGGACGCGGCCCCCACGGACACCCCCGGTACCCCTGGAAGCGCGGAGCCCCGCACGGGTTTCCTGCTCGGGGCGTACTGCATCGAGGCCGATCTGATCCTGCGCCGGCGCCTCACCTTCCCCGGGGGTGTGGCCCCCGGGGACATGATCGCCCTGCCGAACACCGGCGGGTACCTGATGCACATCCTCGAGAGCGCCTCGCACCAGATCCCGCTGGCGGCGAACGTGGTGCGCAGCTCCGACGGCAGCGTCCGTCGCGACGGCATCGACGAGGTCTCCCCGCTGCGCTGA
- the pdxH gene encoding pyridoxamine 5'-phosphate oxidase, with translation MTPTSDQTPPSPAAHPRAGDAHTRLASERMDYRAGTLGDDVPADPLELFGRWLSEAFDRRDSEGDLPEPTAVVLSTIELPTGDASADGGHPSARPRSRTVLLKEHDERGFVIYTNGDSAKGQEMSGTPWAAMLFPWYALQRQVRVEGFVQRVDDAEADEYFASRPRGSQLGARASHQSRPIASREALDAQYAQVEREFEGREVPRPEHWGGFRLVPDRIEFWQGRSGRMHDRIVYTSEGSGSWTHERLQP, from the coding sequence ATGACGCCCACCTCTGATCAGACGCCGCCTTCCCCGGCCGCCCATCCCCGGGCCGGTGACGCCCACACCCGCCTCGCCTCCGAGCGCATGGACTACCGCGCCGGCACCCTCGGTGACGACGTCCCCGCCGACCCGCTGGAACTGTTCGGCCGGTGGCTGTCCGAGGCCTTCGACCGTCGGGACTCCGAGGGCGACCTGCCGGAGCCGACCGCCGTCGTGCTGTCCACCATCGAGCTGCCCACCGGCGACGCATCCGCCGACGGCGGCCACCCCTCCGCCCGGCCGCGATCCCGCACGGTGCTGCTGAAGGAACACGACGAGCGTGGCTTCGTGATCTACACCAACGGCGATTCCGCCAAGGGCCAGGAGATGTCCGGCACGCCGTGGGCGGCCATGCTGTTCCCCTGGTACGCGCTGCAGCGGCAGGTGCGCGTGGAGGGGTTCGTGCAGCGGGTGGACGATGCTGAGGCCGACGAGTACTTCGCCTCCCGTCCGCGCGGCTCGCAGCTGGGCGCGCGGGCCTCTCACCAGTCGCGGCCGATCGCCTCCCGGGAGGCCCTGGATGCGCAGTACGCGCAGGTGGAGAGGGAGTTCGAGGGGCGGGAGGTGCCGCGGCCCGAGCACTGGGGCGGCTTCCGTCTGGTGCCCGACCGGATCGAGTTCTGGCAGGGCCGCTCGGGCCGCATGCACGACCGCATCGTCTACACCTCCGAGGGATCGGGCTCGTGGACCCACGAGCGCCTGCAGCCCTGA
- a CDS encoding DUF2231 domain-containing protein, which translates to MHVLVVHAVVVLVPLVALGTLAVALVPRWRRQFGGLLALLSLVSVLVLPLALESGEALGERVGVPELHADLAETLPWLAVPLFLLTTALWWLGRGDTRADTRAGADHDGSVAVGSRGRTLQRVLATLAVLFALAAAVDVVAVGHTGASAAWTDRLAPATGSPTPSDGD; encoded by the coding sequence GTGCACGTGCTCGTGGTGCACGCCGTCGTCGTCCTGGTGCCGCTGGTGGCGCTCGGCACCCTCGCGGTGGCCCTGGTGCCGCGGTGGCGTCGGCAGTTCGGTGGGCTGCTCGCCCTGCTGTCGCTCGTCAGTGTGCTGGTCCTGCCGTTGGCGCTGGAGAGCGGTGAGGCGTTGGGGGAGCGCGTCGGCGTCCCCGAGCTGCATGCGGACCTGGCCGAGACGCTGCCGTGGCTGGCGGTCCCCCTGTTCCTGTTGACCACGGCCCTGTGGTGGCTGGGCCGGGGCGATACTCGCGCTGACACCCGCGCGGGGGCCGACCACGACGGCTCGGTGGCCGTCGGTTCCCGCGGCCGCACCCTGCAGCGGGTCCTCGCCACCCTGGCGGTGCTGTTCGCGCTGGCCGCGGCGGTGGACGTCGTCGCTGTCGGGCACACCGGTGCGTCGGCGGCGTGGACCGATCGTCTGGCGCCTGCCACCGGATCCCCCACACCCTCCGACGGCGACTGA
- a CDS encoding formate/nitrite transporter family protein codes for MPTDDTARPAEDTRSDRTTGDTHTDGTDADGTDSKGTGGADGLDVADPKEALEEELVEEFENTVSEGAERLHRTWRALVITGLFGGIDVALGIMAMLAVMDATGSKLLAGAAFGIGLFALRMAHSELFTEDFLLPINAVVAGRGTWMQLLRLWIVTLVTNLVGGWLFTWLIVAAFPRYHDTLTRAATGYLEDGFTAETAALALLGGFTITLVTRMSQGSSEGIIALVNSLISGFLVVGLGMLHGALNSVVIFGAMHVGADIPYLTWLRWFAWVIPLNMAGGLVILTLPRLIRTWELMRRARRKAAAA; via the coding sequence ATGCCCACGGACGACACCGCGCGCCCCGCGGAGGACACCCGCTCCGACCGGACCACCGGTGACACCCACACCGACGGCACCGACGCCGACGGCACGGACTCGAAGGGCACGGGCGGCGCGGACGGCCTGGACGTCGCCGACCCGAAGGAGGCGCTCGAGGAGGAACTCGTCGAGGAGTTCGAGAACACCGTCTCCGAGGGTGCCGAGCGCCTGCATCGCACGTGGCGGGCGCTGGTGATCACCGGCCTGTTCGGCGGGATCGACGTGGCCCTCGGCATCATGGCGATGCTCGCCGTGATGGATGCGACCGGTTCGAAACTGCTGGCGGGTGCGGCCTTCGGCATCGGCCTGTTCGCTCTGCGCATGGCCCACTCCGAACTGTTCACCGAGGACTTCCTGCTGCCGATCAACGCCGTCGTCGCGGGCCGGGGCACCTGGATGCAGCTGCTGCGGCTGTGGATCGTGACACTGGTGACGAACCTGGTGGGCGGGTGGCTGTTCACCTGGCTGATCGTGGCGGCGTTCCCCCGTTACCACGACACCCTCACCAGGGCCGCGACCGGGTACCTCGAGGACGGCTTCACGGCGGAGACGGCGGCTCTCGCACTCCTCGGTGGATTCACGATCACATTGGTCACCCGCATGAGCCAGGGTTCGAGCGAGGGCATCATCGCCCTGGTCAACTCGCTGATCTCCGGTTTCCTGGTGGTGGGCCTGGGAATGCTCCACGGCGCGCTGAATTCGGTGGTGATCTTCGGGGCGATGCACGTCGGCGCCGACATCCCGTACTTGACGTGGCTGCGGTGGTTCGCCTGGGTGATCCCGCTGAACATGGCCGGTGGCCTCGTCATCCTCACACTCCCCCGGCTCATCCGGACCTGGGAGCTCATGCGCCGCGCCCGGCGGAAGGCCGCGGCCGCCTGA
- a CDS encoding HNH endonuclease signature motif containing protein: MPADTWAWTTPADDPDAEGPDGDDHADLLTQSDAEALGLRIQDHAARIAELTCEFLLLLAEFDRRDGLRWYVGLKSLAHWLSWACSMAPGTAREHVRVARALAQMPLTVEAFRGGRLSFSKVRALTRAVGRVDEETMVELAQDLTASQLERTVSALRAAQGTHVEQSSLREARWWTDEQGMVHLSATLPAETGAEVVTALERLTEEADARPVAEDDPPPGDDKLTADAPPLAHRRADAVVELARSHLARASVDRSGEDRHLVVMQVDLAALEHPGEGTSGTGADRAWVRGAGSVEAETAARWSCTDRIALAIAGHEGEILHLGRAKRLVSRAQRRALAIRDTTCQFPGCHQTRHLDSHHVVPWSEGGPTDIENLVLLCRRHHVTVHEGGLRLSWEVTRPGTPSMRRVLVVRHPDGRRVDDDWPTPRPVRESGDAGDCDTRRPGDPDPDPEPDPERIFPRTGGGGFSLRACVDALLAAA, from the coding sequence ATGCCTGCGGACACCTGGGCGTGGACGACACCCGCCGACGACCCGGACGCCGAGGGCCCGGACGGCGATGACCACGCGGATCTGCTCACCCAGTCCGACGCGGAGGCGCTGGGCCTGCGGATCCAGGACCACGCCGCCCGGATCGCCGAGCTCACCTGCGAATTCCTGCTGCTGCTGGCCGAGTTCGACCGCCGCGACGGGCTGCGCTGGTACGTCGGGCTCAAGAGCCTGGCGCACTGGCTGTCATGGGCCTGCTCCATGGCACCGGGCACGGCACGTGAGCACGTGCGGGTGGCGCGGGCGCTCGCGCAGATGCCGCTCACCGTGGAGGCCTTCCGCGGCGGCAGGCTCTCGTTCTCGAAGGTCCGTGCCCTCACGCGGGCCGTCGGTCGGGTCGACGAGGAGACCATGGTGGAGCTCGCGCAGGACCTCACCGCGTCACAGCTGGAACGCACCGTGAGCGCCCTGCGGGCCGCTCAGGGCACACACGTGGAGCAGTCCTCGTTGCGGGAGGCACGCTGGTGGACCGACGAGCAGGGCATGGTGCACCTGAGCGCGACGCTGCCGGCCGAGACGGGGGCTGAGGTCGTCACCGCCCTCGAACGGCTCACCGAGGAAGCCGACGCGCGGCCCGTCGCCGAGGACGACCCGCCACCGGGCGATGACAAGCTCACCGCAGACGCTCCACCGTTGGCGCACCGCCGGGCCGACGCGGTGGTGGAGCTGGCCAGGTCCCATCTCGCGCGCGCCTCGGTGGATCGCAGTGGCGAAGACCGGCATCTGGTGGTCATGCAGGTGGACCTGGCCGCCTTGGAGCACCCCGGCGAGGGGACATCGGGGACCGGAGCCGACCGGGCCTGGGTGCGCGGTGCGGGGTCCGTGGAGGCGGAGACCGCTGCACGCTGGAGCTGCACGGACCGGATCGCGCTGGCGATCGCGGGTCACGAGGGGGAGATCCTCCACCTGGGGCGGGCGAAGCGGCTGGTGAGCCGAGCGCAGCGTCGGGCTCTCGCGATCCGCGATACGACCTGCCAGTTCCCCGGCTGCCACCAGACGCGCCACCTCGACAGCCACCACGTGGTCCCCTGGTCGGAGGGCGGCCCCACCGATATCGAGAACCTGGTGCTGCTGTGCCGTCGTCACCACGTCACCGTGCATGAGGGGGGTCTGCGGCTGAGCTGGGAGGTGACACGGCCGGGCACCCCGTCGATGCGACGCGTGCTGGTGGTGAGGCACCCCGACGGCCGACGGGTCGACGACGACTGGCCCACCCCCCGCCCGGTCCGGGAGTCCGGGGACGCCGGTGACTGTGACACGCGACGCCCCGGTGACCCCGACCCCGACCCCGAGCCCGACCCCGAGCGGATCTTCCCCCGCACCGGGGGCGGAGGGTTCTCCCTCCGGGCATGCGTCGACGCCCTCCTGGCGGCGGCGTGA
- a CDS encoding metal-sensitive transcriptional regulator, which yields MELDLDPEELRAVRNRLSRANGQLTAIIRMLDEGSECQDVVTQLAAVSKALDRAGFALISTQLQHCIAAGTEPDRKQLEKLFLSLA from the coding sequence GTGGAGCTCGATCTCGACCCCGAGGAGCTGCGTGCGGTGCGCAACCGTCTCAGCCGCGCCAACGGACAGCTCACCGCCATCATCCGCATGCTGGATGAAGGGTCGGAATGTCAGGACGTCGTCACCCAGTTGGCGGCCGTGTCGAAGGCGCTGGATCGGGCGGGTTTCGCCCTGATCTCCACCCAGTTGCAGCACTGCATCGCGGCCGGCACCGAGCCGGATCGGAAGCAGTTGGAGAAGCTCTTCCTCTCGCTGGCCTGA
- a CDS encoding MBL fold metallo-hydrolase has protein sequence MLLERIFDEDLAQAGYVIGCQAKSEMMVIDARRDIQEYLDLAAKHGMTITHVTETHIHADYLSGTRELAAATGATIHVSVEGGQDWQYGFEAERLHDGDEIRLGNITVRAVHTPGHTPEHLMFLVTDGAFADEPGYAITGDFVFSGDLGRPDLLDEAAGGVNTRFVGAEQLFESLKRSFLTLPDHVQVLPGHGAGSACGKALGSLPGTTVGYERRYAWWAKHLENDDKQGFIDELLDGQPDAHAYFARMKRQNKLGPEVMGEAGPSAQRAGEKPASELHEFTAPELTEQVEKGEVTVVDTRMPAEVHTGTVPGALNIPVATGKIANYGAWVVDPEREYAPLVVLADDEAAARDIWSHLVRVGIDKVTGFIPNFEGMALKNPETVPVDGLDDYDRAVLLDVRQVSEHKAGAIPGARQLSGGKVLWNLEELPRDGRIVLHCQSGMRASVVASALRHEGFDVTELEGSYNAWVGAGRETVTPSADLGKGDSMTDSPLSDPATEN, from the coding sequence ATGCTTCTCGAGCGCATCTTCGATGAGGACCTCGCCCAGGCCGGTTACGTCATCGGCTGCCAGGCCAAGAGCGAGATGATGGTCATCGACGCCCGGCGCGACATCCAGGAGTACCTGGACCTCGCCGCCAAGCACGGCATGACCATCACTCATGTCACCGAGACCCACATCCATGCCGACTACCTCTCCGGAACCCGCGAGCTGGCGGCCGCGACCGGTGCGACGATCCACGTCTCCGTTGAGGGCGGTCAGGACTGGCAGTACGGTTTCGAGGCCGAGCGCCTTCACGACGGCGACGAGATCCGCCTGGGCAACATCACCGTCCGCGCGGTCCACACCCCGGGTCACACCCCCGAGCACCTGATGTTCCTGGTCACGGACGGTGCCTTCGCCGATGAACCGGGGTATGCCATCACCGGCGACTTCGTGTTCTCCGGCGACCTCGGCCGCCCCGACCTGCTGGACGAGGCCGCCGGGGGTGTCAACACCCGGTTCGTCGGCGCCGAGCAGCTGTTCGAGAGCCTGAAGCGCTCCTTCCTCACGCTGCCCGACCATGTGCAGGTCCTGCCCGGCCACGGTGCCGGCTCGGCCTGCGGCAAGGCCCTCGGCTCCCTGCCCGGCACCACCGTCGGCTATGAGCGCCGGTACGCCTGGTGGGCCAAGCACCTGGAGAACGACGACAAGCAGGGCTTCATCGACGAGCTCCTCGACGGTCAGCCCGACGCCCACGCCTACTTCGCGCGGATGAAGCGCCAGAACAAGCTCGGCCCCGAGGTGATGGGGGAGGCCGGCCCGTCGGCCCAGCGCGCCGGCGAGAAACCCGCGAGCGAGCTGCACGAGTTCACGGCACCGGAGCTCACCGAGCAGGTCGAGAAGGGCGAGGTGACCGTCGTCGACACCCGCATGCCGGCGGAGGTCCACACCGGGACTGTCCCGGGCGCGCTGAACATCCCCGTGGCCACCGGCAAGATCGCCAACTACGGCGCCTGGGTGGTCGACCCCGAGCGCGAGTACGCCCCCCTGGTGGTGCTCGCCGACGATGAGGCCGCCGCCCGTGACATCTGGAGCCACCTCGTGCGTGTCGGCATCGACAAGGTCACCGGGTTCATCCCGAACTTCGAGGGGATGGCCCTGAAGAATCCTGAGACCGTGCCGGTCGACGGGCTCGACGACTACGACCGTGCGGTGCTGCTGGACGTGCGCCAGGTGAGTGAGCACAAGGCCGGGGCCATCCCGGGGGCGCGCCAGCTCTCCGGTGGCAAGGTGCTGTGGAACCTCGAGGAGCTTCCGCGCGACGGCCGTATCGTCCTGCACTGCCAGAGCGGCATGCGCGCCTCGGTGGTCGCCAGTGCCCTGCGGCATGAGGGCTTCGACGTCACCGAACTCGAGGGCAGCTACAACGCCTGGGTCGGTGCCGGGCGCGAGACCGTGACCCCCTCGGCCGACCTCGGCAAGGGTGATTCGATGACCGACTCCCCGCTGTCCGACCCCGCGACCGAGAACTGA
- a CDS encoding NADP-dependent oxidoreductase, protein MAKRLMQQQAGDIHDIELVEVEEEHAGEGEVRVAFRAGAVNPLDWKLATGVAPAEAFHKSFPMPFGTDFAGVIDEVGEGVDGFAVGDRVFGSRLAAGFGDTITGTPKKLALHHIPEGVSDEVAGSLVTTGRTAVAIIDDLGDISGRTILIGGGNGGVGSLAVQYAVSKGARVLATGSARSAEAIRTLGAEPIEYGEGMVDRIREAAPEGLVAAADTHGDEAISAALELGVPAERITAIAASDVPDGVVSTGAASARADALDDVLRAVEAGTVTVAIDSTTPIDRAVEAIKRSRGGHASGRVIITA, encoded by the coding sequence ATGGCGAAGCGACTGATGCAGCAGCAGGCCGGGGACATCCACGACATCGAGCTGGTGGAGGTCGAGGAGGAGCATGCGGGGGAGGGTGAGGTCCGCGTGGCCTTCCGGGCCGGCGCGGTCAACCCGCTCGACTGGAAGCTGGCCACCGGGGTCGCCCCCGCCGAGGCCTTCCACAAGTCCTTCCCGATGCCCTTCGGCACGGATTTCGCGGGGGTGATCGATGAGGTCGGCGAGGGCGTGGACGGGTTCGCCGTGGGTGATCGGGTCTTCGGCTCACGCCTGGCGGCGGGGTTCGGCGACACCATCACCGGCACCCCGAAGAAGCTGGCGCTGCACCACATCCCCGAGGGGGTGTCCGACGAGGTCGCCGGGTCTCTGGTGACGACCGGGAGGACCGCCGTCGCGATCATCGATGACCTGGGGGACATCTCCGGTCGGACCATCCTCATCGGCGGGGGCAACGGCGGTGTCGGAAGCCTCGCCGTGCAGTACGCGGTGAGCAAGGGTGCCCGGGTGCTGGCCACCGGGTCGGCCCGCAGCGCCGAGGCGATCCGCACTCTGGGGGCCGAGCCGATCGAGTACGGCGAGGGCATGGTCGACCGGATCCGCGAGGCCGCCCCAGAGGGCCTGGTGGCCGCCGCCGACACTCACGGCGACGAGGCGATCTCGGCCGCCCTGGAGCTGGGTGTCCCGGCCGAGCGGATCACCGCGATCGCCGCGAGCGACGTGCCCGACGGCGTGGTGAGCACCGGCGCCGCCAGCGCCCGGGCCGACGCCCTGGACGATGTGCTGCGGGCGGTGGAGGCCGGCACCGTGACCGTCGCGATCGACAGCACCACTCCGATCGACCGTGCCGTCGAGGCCATCAAGCGCTCCCGGGGTGGACATGCCTCAGGCCGCGTGATCATCACGGCCTGA